In Fragaria vesca subsp. vesca linkage group LG5, FraVesHawaii_1.0, whole genome shotgun sequence, the genomic stretch TTGCGTATTTTCAACTCAAATTACAAAACAAGAGCACGTAGATCATCGTTGGGTCCAACATGGCTTCGAAACTAAGGGTCGGATTTGCCGACCGGAATTATCACCGGCTTTGTTTCGGCTTTTCCTCTGTCTGTGTTTTGGGCCGGTTTTTGCTTTGTATCTTTGCCGTCATTTTTAGTAATTAAATCTTGGTTTAGATATCGAATGTTCGGACCATTAGATACTGTAATCAAGTTGAACTGATGACGGAGTCCGTTATGTCGGGTAACGATCCTAAGATGCTCCGTTTCAGTCAATACGGTGATGAGATGGCGGGTTGTGATTGGCGAGACGTCGCACAACGTGCGGGCATGATTTAAGACGTAGGCGTTGGACGAGCTGTTTGAAAATGTCTAATAAGTCGACACGTGTCGAGCTCAGGGAGAGCTTACCAACTATATAGTAAATTCTCTTCCCACAGCTCAGTCGGGGGCCCACCCGCCCGTCTTAGGTAAGGTAAGGTCCTTCCTTGTCTGACAATCACGTGCGTGCTCCTCAGAAAACACGTTCCCCGCTTTGGCTGACGTCCCGTCGCACCGAGTTAAGGGTACCTACCCGACAAACATAAACGGTAACGTCGGGCCGTTAAATTTGAAACGGCGCCACGTCCCCGCTAGGGGATACGAAACGTCGTCGGTTTAGACGCTCCGCAACAGGTGTGTGGTGTAGAGGGGGCGGCAGTTATGTGGGTCACTCGAAACGCGCCGCTTCATTTACAAAACCGATGGCGGGAAACACCACCGCATTTCGCGCCAAAAATAGGGTCGGGGGGGGCCGTAGCGGTTGGCGCAGGGACCACGTCACGGGGAAGAAAAGATCCCACTATTGGGTAAGAAAATAAGGGCCCCGTAGTAACTTCCTTTGCTTCAAAGAGCAGTGGCCTTTTGCAGATGGACATGTACGAGGACCAGAGGCTACACGCCATTGACAGCTAACACTGTCTGGGTAAAAATATCTTCTTTTGAAGCTACGTGTCTGGGAATTCCCGCCATTTTTTTGGCTGGGTCGGAGTGTGAACTTTTTGACCGGTAATTCTCCGGCGCCGAAATCGAGAGGCACGTTCAGGGCGCCGCGGATGGCTCCGTGAGACAGTGAATGCATGTTTTGAGTTCAACGTGGTCGGACATGACATGACGGAGACTACAGGATTGTTAATTAGTGATTAAACTTTGATATATCTTGGTTTTTATTTGTTAATTAAACTGCATGAACCTGGATGTGTTTTACCACTTTTGCAGAGTATATGCATGCGCTTGACCTAAGAAGAAGGCATGCATTTTGCCTCCACGTCTTTTAATGACTTAGTTCAAAGGTCTTAGGTTGGTTAGACGAAGAAGATCATGGCCGCTAAATCTGGCTTTGCAGGCTTTGCAGGTTGGACTGTTGAGCCATCATGCATGCATTGGTCGAGTTCGATATGAAAGGTAAACTACGTAGTAACTTGTGACATGTGAGTTGAACTTGGCAATAACTCACTTTAGTCTTTCATTGACAGTAAAATATGAACCAACAGTCCAACACCAATCACTAGTTCTAAACTTACCTCTCTTTTTTCTGAACGCACTGTGAACTTACTTTATGCCGGGTAATTTTTACAAAGATTTATATGTGTTATAGAGATTATAACCGCGTGTTGATGTATCTACGAGATATCATAGGCGGAGTTACAATCAGACCAAAGGGTGCCATGACACCCTATGGTTTCTTCAATTAGCTTTACTGTTTAGTTTATTTATTTACTGTTTAGTTTATTTATCAACTTTCATGAAGAAGTTCCATACTAATTCTTTATATGGCCCCCTTTAATATGCGTTCCTAACTCCGCCATTGCGAGATATCAATAACCATTTGGTAATTTGTATGGTGCCATGTTTGTAAGAGACTTTTTTTTTGTCTGATTTCTAAGAGACTTCAATATCAGCAATTATAAGTCTTAGTTTCTTGTGACCCTTTGCTTCAAGTAGTTCACAGATCGAATTTGCCAGCTGGGAAAGTGAAGGTTAGGGGAAAGGACATTTTCAGAAGTTGGAGAATATGAAAACCATTGATACTAATGTCACATTAGGAGATTGTAACTTTGATCATACAAATTATAAGATTGCGACTACACCTTCCCCACTCGAATAAGTGATTAGTTTGACAACTTTAGTGTAGCCATTGAGGGTCTTTTGGCTCCCCTTAGGAAGACATATGTACCCAATAGCACCTTTCAATTCTGTCACAATTTATTCACAATTTTAATCCATCTTCTTGTTTATGTGCTCAGCGTACATTCTAATCATTATAAATTGTATATTTTCTTCAGCAACTAGAAAATAACCAAGGCTGGAATTCTTCTTATATATTGAAAACAGAAAACATGGAATTATGATAAGGAGCTGTTGGAGATCGAAGGCGTTGATCGATCACATCAATGGAAGCTTTGATGGTTGTTCAACTTTTTTTTTTTTTTTTTTTTTCTTCTTTGTTAAATTTTTTTTTTTAAATCAGATGGTTGTTCAACTTTTGGTTGGGGAATATTGTAGACAACCTTACATATTGATACATGTTATGAATCATTTTTCCATTCATATGTCATAAAGCCTTAAAATCCAGATATAGAAGTCATTAATTTAATTTCCACTTGGTAGGTTTCTTCTTCTTCTTCTTCTTCTTCTTCTTCTGTTTTTGGTAAGTTCTCTTTGTTGAACAAAAATTACGTCATGAGTGATCACACATGGTATTCGACGGTGATTCTAAAAATCCATAACGACGATTTTGATTGGAATGTTGACTTAAATATCTTTGTCATGTCAAGGATTTCATTGAGTCTTGGAACGGCTAGCAATTGGTAATTGAAAGTCTGGAAGACTGGAACTGTTAATCAGAAATTAACATAAATTCTTAGATAGGGCAAATGCAGAAGACGAGCTTTCGACACAATTGAGGATCTTCATGTGTATATATATACATGCTAATCTCATAAATAAGTTATTTAACCTAGGATTTGGGATCTAAAGACTAATGATTCACAAGCTAAAGACTAACATGATTGTTTACATTTCCTTAATATATCCTTTTCCTTCGGGTAAACCCATCGGTGCCGGCCAGCAGCATCATCAGTTGCATAAATCTCAAGGCTAGCTTCAACGGGCGGCCAGGAACACCTTCATACCCTACTTGTCGAATTTTACATAACGAAATTATGGTAGAGGCTCCACTCACGAGATTTCTTAGGTGCTACACATTTTGCTAGAGAGATTTACATGCCCCCACCTCACTTGCAGAATATCTCTATCTTCTTCTTCTCTGATCGAACTGTACCACCATACCCAAGTTCATTCCCAAAATTCCAGTTTGACTGTTCTGCAGCTACATAGAATCTCACATTCTTTGCTAACTCTGCTGGTCTTTCTTTCCCTCTCCCTTGATTTGCTGCACCAATTATTCAACAGAACCAGACCACCCCTTTGTCTCTATATATAACAAAATGGTGGCCTAATCTTGGTGGCGTGGGTCCGAAATTTGAAGACTTTCTCAGGGTAGCTGCTACTGTGCTGGTCTCAAATGGTGGCAAGGTGACCCTTCTTGTTTAAATCTCACATGGGATTTCGGTTGCCATTGTCGACCGGAAGCCTAGCTAGGGTTAAAGCCTTAAAGGTATTCCAAACGCACAGTGACACTCTGATATATATAATCACTGGCTTGCTGCCTATTCGCATGACATTGCCAATGAGTCGGCCCTGCTTTTTCACGACAGTATGCTTCCATAATTGGTGGCCAAACTGGAAGAACGACCTTTCTCACCGCCTGAAAAATAATTACCGCTATATGCGTTTTCACTTTTTACAGATCATAAATATGTGTATGATCAGAGACATAATCAATGTAATGGGCATGAAGGACATGTTCCAGCGAAGATCTAACAGCGTTGTGGGTTTGATGATGGAGATGTGTGTATATTGATGGCGCCACAGGGACAAGGTGATCGAACAGAGACTTATGTTGGGTGGCGGATTTATTGTATAGGTTGGTCGATCATTGTGGTATAATGATATATATGAAGCATGCGAAAGCGAGCGCATATGTGTGTTTGCAGGGGTCTGGCTCAGTCACCTTCCTCATTGATCACGCTTCACATGTTCTATGCTTTGTCAAGCACAAGTTCAATAACTAGATCCATCTGTCGAGTGCAGACGATGAGTTGCGGAATTAAGGACATTCGTAGGAAAGCTTTTGCAGTCTTCAGAACCTCGATATGAGTAGTCTAAGTCCACAGCAAAACCTCTCAGTACTATCAGGTTGTAAGAACTCCAACACTTTAGAGATTGAATGTGTAATTTGCTAAATAAGTATAATTACAAAATATTTTGTAGCTATAGGCAAAGATGTATTTGACATGTTCTTTTTTGAATCTTTTGTGGTAATTGGGCAGCTTGAAATATTTTCCTACGTGAGAACATGCTGGATTGAATGTGCTAATTGAGATCTTTGTATCTATACAATGTTTTTTAAAAAAAAAATTTATTAATAACACACACCATACATATGTCGTGAGGTTTGAACTTATGACCTTAAAGTTGTTAGTAAACACCTTAACTTACCAAATCACAATATCGTATCAATATAAAGCATGATCGATCAACAAAAGATCAGTCAATAAGTCTTACAGTTTAGATAAAAATCTCAGAATCGACCATTAATCTCTAGCATTTGAAGAAGATTATATGCTTTGAGGGATCTTTGATCGACCTGAAGACCGATGAGCACATATTATTAGTCGTCGATATTGGGTTTAATTCATCTTTATTCTTGAGATTGCTCGAGTCCAGACATCCAGTGAAGACAATGTCATCACTCATTAGGAGGCGTCTAGAATTGATCACAAAGAGTGAGTATTGGTTGTTGTCTCTTTTTGACGTATTGGTGCAATTGGGTTTGAGGCCCAACTGATTCACTCATATCATGCATCTGAGCAGTTGGTTTCCAGGCCCAAGCTCTGAAAAAATCCAACCATTTTTAATTTAAAAGCACTACGGTAATTTTGATTTCAACTCCGTAAAAGATGGGCTCATTATCGTTTTACTATTGGTTTTCGCATTTGGTTTAACCTTTCCTCACCAACATATCCACATTCCAGAACACTTCGACTCTTCCAAACATGGCCGCTCACTCCTTCTCCAAGCTTCCCACTTTCGTATCAGCCCTCAATCCCAATCAAACAACCAAACCGGAGTCTTATTCTCTACCTCTGACCACGACTTTGAGCCCCGCAAGTCTTCAGAAACTATGGCTCGGAACAACCAGTGTCGGAGTCAAAGCCCGACTGCCAAAGCTCCGATCTTTCTCTTCCACGATCTGCTTCAGCCTCCCGACAGCGTAAGCAAACCCAATTCTGTCTTTGTTGCCAGAACCGTTTCTCTTGATTTGTTTGTTTCGTTTCACGTTTTAGATGACGAGCTGTTGTTTCAGATGCTTCTGATTTTATCGTTACAGAGTCAAGGAAAGAGTTTCGTCCAATGACGAAGTGCCCAAGTGAGTGTCTTCTGTTGAACTTTGTTTATTGGGTTTGATGTTTGAGTTTGGTGGGATTGATGTTTTGGTATTGGTTGGTTTGATGCAGATGGTCTAGCAGGGCTATAAAGTCATTTGCCATGGGGGAATTGGAAGCCAGGAAGCTCAAGTACCCAACTACTGGGACTGAAGCCATTCTCATGGGTATCCTCATTGAGGGTAAATGTTACATATCTTTTATGCTTTTATTGTTCATTACTGAAATGGTTAGTTGTTAGAAGTTAAATACATCTGAATGAATGAATGTGTGTTCATGTGAATTATGAAGTTGAAGCTTGTAGAAAAAGAGGGTATGCTATGGAATCAGTTGTGAATTACGGGTCTTTGGTGTAGTGTAGTGCATAATTGATGAATGCACATTCTGCTGTTTTCTTAGCCATATTTGCATTGGGCTGCAGGAACCACTTTGGCTTCGAAATTTTTGCGGTCAAACGGAGTTACACTTTTCAAGGTGCGTGAAGAAACCGTTAAGTTACTTGGGAAAGCTGATATGTGGTTTTTCAGTCCTGAGCATCCTGCATTGACTGACGAAGCTCAAAGAGTACTGGACTGGGCTTTTGATAAGAAAATAAAATCTGGTATGTTTCTGTTCTGTTTCATTTGCATACAAATTTCTCGTACGGAAGTTTTTTTATTCACCTTTTCTTTTTTGAATTCTAAATAGTTCCTATTCATTTAAACATCATAAGCTTCCTTCACCTTGTATAAATAATATCCAGGGTCATGTCAATTCATTTCTGATCAGGTATTTAAGAATTTTGTATTCTCATGAGTTTTCTAAGAGTTCAGATATTTGGGTTTGGTGTTTTAATAAAAGGTTTTTCTTCACTGTTTTGTCATCCAGTTAAAATTGGTATTGTTGTACAACCATGGGAATTATGGAACTGGTATTTGCATAGAGTGGCATTTGATTGCCATTACGTTTAAGTTTGCGATTACAAAATCCTTCATGTAGAGATTGGGTCGTTGTAATCTGAGCTGCATCAGATGCAAGAACAGTTTGTGTGTTCTTGAACTGACCTAGTTCCTTTCCCCTCGTTATTTAAGAGATAGTTTCCTTTTCTACGACAATGCTGAATTTTTATCTTCCATTGCCATCTTAAAACTGAATGCAAAGACAAATCTTGGTGGAGCTCCAAATGCCATATTTTTCTTCTGAAGGAAATTTGATATAATTATTTCCTAAATGATCAAAAACACTTA encodes the following:
- the LOC101304770 gene encoding clp protease-related protein At4g12060, chloroplastic-like — its product is MAAHSFSKLPTFVSALNPNQTTKPESYSLPLTTTLSPASLQKLWLGTTSVGVKARLPKLRSFSSTICFSLPTAVKERVSSNDEVPKWSSRAIKSFAMGELEARKLKYPTTGTEAILMGILIEGTTLASKFLRSNGVTLFKVREETVKLLGKADMWFFSPEHPALTDEAQRVLDWAFDKKIKSGGSGEITTSHLLLGIWYEVDSPGQKMMATLGFNEEKAKELESLISEPGFIDG